The proteins below are encoded in one region of Helianthus annuus cultivar XRQ/B chromosome 2, HanXRQr2.0-SUNRISE, whole genome shotgun sequence:
- the LOC110935483 gene encoding cytochrome P450 94C1, with protein sequence MDLQASFCFIFFTFTLVFSLFSLSLFIIRYNPCCNCDVCSAFITRSWTSEFTNLSDWYTHLLRKSPTGTIHVHVLNNIITANPDNVEYMIKTNFDNYPKGKAFSTILGDLLGRGIFNVDGHCWRFQRKLASLELGSLSIRSHALNIVTDEIQSRLIPFFTTVEDQNDTQDVVLDLQDVFRRFSFDSICKFSFGLDPGSLKPNLPVSELESAFDLSSKLCAERGLAPSPVVWKLKRLFNIGSEKELKKSINVVKRMAGRVIKERRENGSGSVTGNDLLSRFMGSISDDDYLRDIVISFLLAGRDTVASALTTFFLLLSKNPKVLEKIREESDRVIGSNRDTLPSFGELQDLHYLHAALHESMRLYPPVQFDSKFAKYDDVLPDGTFVKRGSRVTYHPYAMGRMERIWGPDAMEFKPERWIRDGEFKQESAYKYPVYQGGVRVCLGKEMSLVEMKSVALVLVRRFDVRVVDPDRILRFAPGLTASVSGGLPAVVRRREVL encoded by the exons atggaTCTTCAAGCTTCATTTTGCTTCATTTTCTTCACCTTCactcttgttttctctttgttctctTTGTCACTCTTCATCATCCGGTACAACCCGTGTTGTAACTGCGACGTCTGCTCCGCGTTCATTACGCGGAGCTGGACGTCGGAGTTTACCAATCTTTCAGATTGGTATACCCACCTTCTTCGCAAATCCCCCACCGGGACGATCCACGTTCACGTGCTTAACAACATCATTACCGCGAACCCGGATAACGTCGAGTACATGATCAAAACTAATTTCGATAATTACCCGAAAGGCAAAGCGTTTTCCACCATCCTCGGAGACCTTCTCGGCCGAG GTATCTTTAACGTCGACGGCCATTGCTGGCGGTTTCAGAGAAAACTTGCGAGTTTGGAGCTCGGAAGTTTATCGATTCGATCTCACGCGTTAAACATAGTGACGGACGAGATACAATCAAGATTAATTCCGTTTTTCACAACGGTTGAGGACCAAAACGACACACAGGATGTCGTTTTGGACCTACAAGACGTTTTTAGAAGGTTTTCTTTTGATAGCATATGCAAATTCTCATTTGGGTTGGACCCGGGTAGTTTGAAACCAAATCTACCCGTGTCTGAACTCGAATCCGCGTTCGACTTGAGCTCGAAGCTCTGTGCCGAACGCGGGTTGGCGCCGTCGCCAGTAGTATGGAAACTAAAGCGGCTTTTTAACATCGGAAGCGAAAAAGAGCTAAAAAAATCTATTAATGTTGTGAAACGAATGGCGGGTCGGGTCATCAAGGAGCGTAGagaaaacgggtcgggttcggttACGGGTAACGATTTGTTATCAAGATTTATGGGGTCAATAAGTGATGATGATTACCTAAGAGATATCGTGATCAGCTTTCTTTTAGCGGGTAGAGACACGGTGGCGTCAGCGTTGACCACTTTTTTCTTGTTACTCTCAAAAAACCCGAAAGTGTTGGAAAAGATCCGAGAAGAGTCGGATCGGGTCATCGGGTCGAACCGCGACACGCTTCCGAGCTTCGGAGAGTTACAAGATTTGCATTACTTGCACGCGGCGTTGCACGAAAGTATGCGCCTATACCCTCCGGTtcaattcgattcgaaattcgcaAAATACGACGATGTGTTGCCCGATGGGACGTTTGTAAAGCGAGGGAGTCGGGTGACGTACCACCCGTATGCAATGGGTCGGATGGAGCGGATATGGGGTCCGGATGCGATGGAGTTTAAACCCGAGAGGTGGATCCGAGACGGGGAGTTTAAGCAAGAGAGCGCGTATAAGTACCCGGTTTATCAAGGGGGGGTTAGGGTGTGTTTAGGGAAAGAAATGTCATTAGTGGAAATGAAAAGTGTTGCACTTGTTTTGGTTAGGAGGTTTGATGTTAGAGTGGTGGATCCGGACCGGATATTGCGGTTTGCGCCGGGGCTTACCGCTAGCGTGAGCGGCGGGCTTCCTGCGGTGGTTCGGCGGAGAGAGGTGTTGTAG
- the LOC110935482 gene encoding peptidyl-prolyl cis-trans isomerase CYP71: MAETQNHNKEDNGTNSLPDIPEEDEPLVGPGPAPARRPKRPLQFEQAYLDSLPSANMYEKSYMHRDVVTHVAVSAADFFITGSQDGHLKFWKKKGLGIEFAKHFRSHLGPIEGLAVSADGLLCCTISNDCSVKIYDVHNYDMMVMLRLPYTPGAVQWVYKQGAVKAKVAISDKNSPFVHIYDARAGTNEPIISKQIHMNPVKEMRYNPVFDTVVSADTMGIIDYWDATTLQFPETGVNFRLKSDTDLFAIAKCKTSVSAIEVSADGKQFAITSPDRRIRIFWYRTGKLRRVYDESLENAQDLQRSDAPLYRLEAIDFGRRMAVEREIEKTENVPQPNAVFDESSNFIIYPTLLGIKIINLHTNKVARILGKVENNDRFLRIALYQGDQSSKKVRKIPAAAANVNENKEPLTDPTLLCCAFKKHRIYLFSRREPEEPEDATKGRDVFNEKPPADELMAASEIGKSVTTSLPENVVMHTTLGDIHMKLYPEECPKTVENFTTHCKNGYYDNLIFHRVIKGFMIQTGDPLGDGTGGQSIWGREFEDEFHKSLRHDRPFTLSMANAGPNTNGSQFFITTVATPWLDNKHTVFGRVIKGMDVVQAIEKVKTDKGDKPYQDVKILNVTVPKS; the protein is encoded by the exons ATGGCGGAAACTCAAAACCACAACAAAGAAGACAACGGAACAAACTCGTTACCAGACATTCCAGAAGAAGATGAGCCACTGGTCGGACCCGGACCCGCCCCGGCCCGCCGCCCCAAGCGTCCGCTCCAGTTCGAACAGGCCTATCTCGATTCACTTCCATCTGCTAACAT GTACGAGAAAAGTTATATGCATCGAGATGTGGTGACTCATGTTGCGGTTTCGGCAGCTGATTTTTTCATTACAGGAAGTCAAGATG GACACTTGAAATTTTGGAAGAAAAAAGGTCTCGGCATCGAGTTTGCCAAGCATTTCCGATCCCACCTCGGGCCTATCGAAGGGCTAGCG GTTAGTGCAGACGGATTGCTTTGCTGTACAATTTCAAATGACTGTTCAGTCAAAATATACGACGTGCATAACTACGACATGATGGTGATGTTACGTCTTCCATACACACCCGGTGCTGTTCAATGGGTTTATAAACAAGGCGCGGTCAAAGCCAAAGTTGCTATTAGCGATAAAAATTCTCCATTCGTGCACATATACGATGCACGGGCCGGAACAAACGAGCCCATCATTTCTAAACAG atACACATGAATCCTGTAAAAGAGATGAGGTACAACCCTGTTTTTGATACTGTCGTATCTGCGGATACGATGGGAATCATTGATTATTGGGATGCAACTACGCTTCAGTTTCCAGAAACCGG GGTTAATTTTAGATTGAAAAGTGATACCGATCTTTTTGCAATTGCCAAATGTAAAACTTCTGTATCTGCCATTGAG GTAAGTGCAGATGGTAAACAATTTGCAATCACATCGCCTGATCGTAGAATACGTATATTTTGGTACAGAACAGGCAAGCTAAGACGTGTCTATGATGAATCACTAGAG AATGCTCAAGATCTACAAAGAAGCGATGCTCCTTTGTACCGTTTGGAAGCTATCGACTTCGGTAGAAGAATGGCCGTCGAAAGAGAAATCGAAAAAACCGAAAACGTACCACAGCCAAACGCGGTATTTGACGAAAGCTCCAATTTCATTATTTATCCAACTCTCCTCGGGATAAAA ATCATAAATCTGCACACGAATAAAGTTGCCAGAATTTTAGGCAAAGTGGAAAATAATGATCGGTTTTTAAGAATTGCCTTATACCAAGGTGATCAAAGCAGTAAAAAAGTGCGAAAAATCCCCGCTGCTGCTGCAAACGTCAATGAAAACAAAGAACCGTTAACGGATCCTACTCTCTTATGCTGTGCTTTCAAGAAACACCGAATTTATTTATTCAG TCGAAGAGAACCAGAGGAACCTGAAGACGCCACCAAGGGTAGAGACGTCTTTAACGAAAAACCACCTGCCGATGAACTTATGGCTGCTTCAGAAATCGGAAAGTCCGTTACAACATCGCTTCCAGAGAACGTT GTTATGCATACAACACTTGGGGATATCCACATGAAACTGTACCCAGAAGAGTGTCCGAAAACCGTAGAGAATTTCACAACGCACTGTAAAAACGGTTATTATGATAACTTAATATTCCATCGGGTTATCAAAGGTTTTATGATACAAACCGGAGACCCTCTGGGAGACGGGACAGGCGGACAATCTATTTGGGGACGAGAATTCGAAGATGAATTTCACAAAAG TTTGAGACACGACAGGCCGTTTACATTGTCGATGGCAAACGCGGGCCCGAACACAAACGGGTCGCAGTTCTTTATTACCACGGTTGCTACACCGTGGCTGGATAATAAGCATACGGTTTTTGGTAGAGTTATAAAGGGCATGGATGTTGTTCAG GCAATCGAGAAAGTGAAGACCGACAAGGGAGATAAACCGTACCAAGATGTTAAAATCTTGAACGTGACGGTTCCCAAATCGTGA